The following is a genomic window from Elusimicrobiota bacterium.
AATATGAGGCTGACCCGAAAAAAATCGATGCCTATATTAGAGCAAAACGGATTTTTACGGTCCTACAGGAATGTGACGAGTTTGATGAAACACTTGTTCCTAAAAACTCGCTTGTTAGAGAATTTATCGGCGGAAGTTGTTATAAGTATTGAAGCCGCAGATATACGCAGATTAAAAGCACAGATTACACAGATGACAGTATTGCTGTCATTCCAGAGCGGTTTTATCAGGAATCTATTTCTTTTTTAAGAATTTTAAAATAGAAACTGTGGCAAGAATTTTCATTAAATCACCGACAATAAACGGAAACACACCCAAAACTATTGCATTTTTAAGCCCTCCAACAAAACGAGAAAGATTGATTGCACCACAGGTAAGAATAATTAAATCAGCGACGAGCAGCGAATAGAAAACTTTCCATTTTTTCTCAATCGTAAAACCAACAAACCAACTTGCGATAACAAAACCGATAATATAGCCGCCAGTAGGACCCCATAAAGCACCGCTACTTGTAAAAAACGGTAGTCCTAACCCACCGAGCAAAAAGTACAGAAATTGAGAAAGCCCTCCATATTTTTTGCCAAGCATTGCACCACTTAACAAAACAAAAAATGTCTGCAAAGTCAAAGGTACCGGTGTAAAAGGCAATGGAATTCTTGCATAAGCTCCAAACGCAGTCGCCAACACAAAAAACGAAACCCAGATAACTTTCTCGATTTTTTCATCCCGAACAATCACCCTGTTAAGAACCATACTGCTCATTTTTTTCTCTCCTTCCGATTTTTCATATCTTACCACTTAATTTTGGAGATGCGGTCAACCGCGAGTTTAAGACGGGATTCAGGGACTGTCAGGGCGAAACGGATATAACCTTCGCCGGAAGGCCCCAGACCATTACCCGGTGTGCAGACAATTCCCGCTTCATCCAAAAGTTTGTTAACTGTGTCAACGGATGTATAACCGTTTGGCACTTTTGCCCAGATATAAAATGTCGCAGATGGTTTTTTAATAGCCCAGCCAAGTTTATTTAAACCATCAACAAATATATCTCGCCTTTTTTGATAAATTTTTCGCATCTCTTCTACACAATTTTGTGAGGATGTCAACGCAACAACACCTGCTTCTTGTACAGCACCAAACACACCAGAGTCATAATTGTCTTTTACTTTTGCAAGCCAAGCAATTATTTCAGCATTCCCACA
Proteins encoded in this region:
- a CDS encoding biotin transporter BioY, whose product is MSSMVLNRVIVRDEKIEKVIWVSFFVLATAFGAYARIPLPFTPVPLTLQTFFVLLSGAMLGKKYGGLSQFLYFLLGGLGLPFFTSSGALWGPTGGYIIGFVIASWFVGFTIEKKWKVFYSLLVADLIILTCGAINLSRFVGGLKNAIVLGVFPFIVGDLMKILATVSILKFLKKK